A stretch of Spirochaetota bacterium DNA encodes these proteins:
- a CDS encoding Abi family protein translates to MLKHYKEKYLTKELPIWKAIHCVTFGILVRMLDLKKIPKNIIILNNIINFMNKKNKTQLTQTLHVIKSLRNMSAHMDHFIARSSQYYPTNRSVRYNTNNVIDSAWFQKNCFAKMYQILYDSLKTIVKNPVLKIEVNTHLTVIRDIVKKSDYIHLGFDQSKVNNTSYFQI, encoded by the coding sequence ATATTAAAACATTATAAAGAGAAATATTTAACTAAAGAACTTCCTATTTGGAAAGCTATACACTGCGTTACATTTGGAATATTAGTACGGATGTTAGATTTAAAAAAGATACCTAAAAATATTATTATTTTAAATAATATTATAAATTTTATGAATAAAAAAAACAAAACACAACTTACTCAAACACTACATGTTATTAAATCTCTTAGAAATATGAGTGCACATATGGATCACTTTATTGCAAGAAGTTCTCAATATTATCCTACAAATCGCTCAGTTCGATATAATACAAACAATGTAATTGATAGTGCATGGTTTCAGAAGAATTGTTTTGCGAAAATGTATCAAATATTATATGATAGTTTGAAAACAATTGTAAAAAATCCAGTATTAAAAATCGAAGTAAATACACATCTAACAGTAATACGAGATATTGTAAAAAAATCTGATTATATACATTTAGGATTTGACCAATCAAAAGTAAATAATACATCTTATTTTCAAATATAA
- the sbcD gene encoding exonuclease subunit SbcD, with protein sequence MKILCTADWHIGKKLESFSRLEEQKIILNQLVEISKQENSDAVIVAGDCFDTQSPNPEMTKLFVSTLARLARGGDCLVLVIAGNHDNPLFLSTSEAFASQVGVVILGYPSQEPSLEENNSAWKVTQTAQGMIEIFFKKANKTVRFLMSPYANAQRLKKDLGVLDTDKKAWEILCEEWEKNIAQDPAIKNILISHSYLLPAKKDSLIQEDAPKEDIGERSIVGTLGGISLDNIPQGIDYVIAGHIHRPQSLYSTKTKAFYTGSPLIYSLSESGQEKSVLILNLGRTDKEYLLPFKKLRDVKEIRFDNFDTIGERLEQEKNNYLVLIWEGDRYFTSEEHQYLRNTHPYLIRVESRPKIVRDDSIIQSIETLHEQSTTDLFIEYFRSKHRDLLPPEDLLSVFDECLQEESTSNVLTKKRGFLPKNLKIKGFYSYKEEVEIDFTELEQKGFFGIFGNTGSGKSALIEAMIIAVFYKVERIGILGAGGKGNFSNSYAIMNLDSNELLIEFIFEIIGVEGVEEYLCRVSATRDKKKHTEVKSKREVFLKEQEEWIPSEITLGEDILGITYDDFRKTIILQQRDFLGFISSVPKENSETLIRLFQLERFDLYYIIDSLEKKEYGEFKTLEVKLQNFEDTTDVALEEFNIQKTSLESERAVLDERIEAQRTLVNKLTQQLEQQQHSIHIQKKFTKMQLDEELFNQAREHLNIIDLVNLDSQIAKKEEQKQQSELTYKNLQNKLIVEKEKLGDIEQQGIESKIQLEIIQTQFNDKQQEWDALIMDNISEQAIIFENRQKDYKRVAQLSEELAKKINSFKENIAQKDKTLQALTECQIEEKKIRDLLGLGVALEYLQDGCACPLCGSEDHPSPYKAGSDGELQEISNQVKILQQQYLKIQQQEESLKESLHTQENNIKQLKDTLGEYTNQAQFDKAYQEIVVQKLAQEKQKTIVREDLQIAKNQYKKLETQTLNYREQYQNQVRLTDNIAIELRYTEKEISQKNQELMSHREERIAYLQEKQLTENNYKKIKEYPQKTELEINTFFTEFLMLSGEMKTIKTFIQDNDVNVENEKDIQQNILKEFSDEQYKQLQELGSLDNKIHTIVEGIAQKQKLQEEYDKLVLRKNNIELLKKLFKYSGFVHFIGQKYLNKLCYTANQRFLKFTQNQFELSAPDALDDKKGKIVVIDRLAGGIKRDMLTLSGGQSFQAALALALALADESGTGHRFFFIDEGFGTLDEENLYVVLDTLRELAEEENRVVGIISHVQMIKEEVMACLNVELDKNKGTRVSLVVS encoded by the coding sequence ATGAAAATTCTCTGTACAGCAGATTGGCATATTGGGAAAAAATTAGAATCTTTTTCTCGTCTTGAAGAACAAAAAATAATTTTAAATCAATTAGTCGAAATATCCAAACAAGAAAATTCAGATGCTGTTATTGTGGCGGGAGATTGTTTTGATACTCAAAGCCCAAATCCCGAAATGACAAAACTTTTTGTATCTACGCTTGCTCGATTAGCTCGTGGTGGGGATTGTCTTGTTCTAGTTATTGCAGGAAATCACGATAATCCTCTATTTTTGTCTACCTCGGAAGCTTTTGCTTCTCAAGTGGGAGTAGTTATCTTAGGTTATCCTAGTCAAGAACCATCTCTCGAAGAAAATAATTCAGCGTGGAAAGTAACACAAACAGCACAAGGGATGATAGAAATATTTTTCAAAAAAGCTAACAAAACAGTTCGCTTTTTAATGTCTCCTTATGCCAATGCCCAGCGTCTTAAAAAAGATCTAGGAGTGCTAGACACAGATAAAAAAGCTTGGGAGATTTTGTGTGAGGAATGGGAGAAAAATATTGCTCAAGACCCAGCAATCAAAAATATTCTCATCTCTCATAGTTATTTATTACCAGCCAAAAAAGATAGTCTTATTCAAGAGGACGCTCCTAAGGAAGATATCGGTGAGCGTTCTATTGTGGGGACTTTAGGCGGGATTTCTTTAGATAATATCCCTCAAGGGATAGACTATGTTATTGCTGGTCATATCCATAGACCGCAGTCCTTATATAGTACCAAAACTAAGGCTTTTTATACAGGGAGTCCCTTGATTTATAGTCTTTCTGAAAGTGGGCAAGAAAAAAGTGTTTTGATCTTAAATCTTGGACGAACAGACAAAGAATACCTTCTCCCTTTTAAAAAGTTACGAGATGTTAAAGAAATTAGATTTGATAATTTTGATACTATAGGTGAGCGATTGGAACAAGAAAAAAATAATTATCTGGTATTGATTTGGGAAGGAGATAGATATTTCACCTCAGAGGAACATCAATATTTAAGAAATACCCATCCTTATTTAATTCGTGTTGAATCTCGCCCTAAGATTGTTAGAGATGATAGTATTATACAAAGTATAGAAACTTTACATGAGCAAAGTACCACAGATTTATTCATAGAATATTTTAGATCCAAACATCGAGATCTCCTGCCTCCTGAAGATTTACTCAGTGTGTTTGATGAGTGTTTACAAGAAGAATCTACGAGTAATGTCCTAACCAAAAAAAGAGGTTTTCTTCCAAAAAATCTAAAAATCAAGGGTTTTTATTCTTATAAGGAAGAAGTAGAGATTGATTTTACAGAATTAGAACAAAAAGGATTTTTCGGGATTTTTGGTAATACAGGTAGTGGCAAGTCTGCGCTCATAGAGGCAATGATCATAGCTGTCTTTTATAAAGTAGAACGAATTGGGATTTTGGGAGCTGGTGGAAAAGGTAATTTTTCTAATTCTTATGCTATTATGAATTTGGATTCTAATGAATTGTTGATAGAATTTATTTTTGAGATTATAGGGGTAGAAGGTGTAGAGGAATATCTCTGCCGTGTGTCTGCAACTAGAGACAAAAAAAAACATACAGAAGTAAAAAGCAAAAGAGAAGTGTTTTTAAAAGAGCAAGAGGAATGGATCCCTTCTGAGATTACCTTAGGAGAAGATATTCTGGGGATTACCTATGATGATTTCCGTAAAACAATTATCTTACAACAAAGAGATTTCTTGGGCTTTATTTCTTCTGTACCCAAAGAAAATTCAGAAACATTGATTAGATTGTTTCAATTAGAGCGATTTGATTTATACTATATTATTGATTCTTTAGAAAAAAAAGAATATGGTGAATTCAAGACTTTAGAAGTGAAATTACAAAATTTTGAAGATACGACAGATGTGGCATTAGAAGAATTCAATATTCAAAAAACTTCTTTAGAGTCAGAAAGGGCTGTTCTTGATGAGCGTATAGAAGCTCAAAGAACTTTAGTAAATAAACTGACCCAACAATTAGAGCAACAACAACACTCTATTCATATACAAAAAAAATTCACTAAAATGCAATTAGACGAAGAGCTATTTAATCAGGCCAGAGAACATTTGAATATTATCGATCTTGTTAATTTAGATAGTCAGATTGCTAAAAAAGAAGAACAAAAACAACAATCAGAGCTAACTTATAAAAATTTACAAAACAAATTGATTGTAGAAAAAGAAAAATTAGGTGATATCGAACAACAAGGGATAGAATCTAAAATACAACTAGAAATAATACAAACTCAGTTCAATGACAAACAGCAAGAATGGGATGCTTTGATAATGGATAATATCTCTGAGCAAGCAATAATTTTTGAAAATCGACAAAAAGACTACAAAAGAGTAGCACAACTATCTGAGGAATTAGCTAAAAAAATAAATAGTTTCAAAGAGAATATTGCTCAAAAAGATAAAACCCTTCAAGCGTTGACTGAATGTCAAATAGAAGAAAAAAAAATAAGAGATTTACTAGGTTTGGGCGTAGCATTAGAATATCTACAGGATGGATGTGCTTGTCCTTTGTGTGGTTCTGAGGATCATCCTTCTCCTTATAAGGCTGGCAGTGATGGTGAATTGCAAGAGATTAGCAATCAGGTTAAAATTTTACAACAACAATATCTCAAAATTCAACAGCAGGAAGAATCTCTAAAAGAAAGTCTTCATACTCAAGAAAACAATATCAAACAATTAAAAGATACTCTAGGAGAGTACACTAATCAAGCTCAATTCGATAAGGCTTATCAGGAGATAGTAGTTCAAAAATTAGCTCAAGAAAAACAAAAAACGATAGTCAGAGAAGACTTACAAATAGCTAAAAATCAATACAAAAAATTAGAAACTCAAACACTCAATTATAGAGAACAATATCAAAATCAAGTTCGCTTGACTGATAATATAGCAATAGAATTACGCTATACCGAAAAAGAAATTTCTCAAAAAAATCAAGAGTTAATGAGTCATAGAGAAGAAAGAATTGCCTATCTGCAAGAAAAGCAGCTAACAGAAAATAATTATAAAAAGATCAAAGAATATCCTCAAAAAACAGAACTAGAAATTAATACCTTTTTTACAGAATTTTTAATGCTTTCTGGAGAAATGAAAACAATAAAAACCTTTATTCAAGATAATGATGTAAATGTTGAAAATGAAAAAGATATTCAGCAAAATATCTTGAAAGAGTTTAGTGATGAGCAATATAAACAATTACAAGAATTGGGATCTTTAGATAATAAAATCCATACTATTGTAGAAGGTATAGCTCAAAAACAAAAATTACAAGAAGAATACGATAAATTAGTTTTAAGAAAAAATAATATAGAACTACTTAAAAAATTGTTTAAATATAGTGGATTTGTACACTTTATAGGACAAAAATATTTGAATAAGCTTTGTTATACGGCAAATCAACGATTCTTAAAATTTACCCAAAATCAATTTGAATTGTCTGCTCCAGATGCTTTAGATGATAAAAAGGGAAAAATTGTTGTAATTGATAGACTTGCTGGTGGGATAAAAAGAGATATGTTGACTTTATCTGGTGGACAAAGCTTTCAAGCGGCATTAGCATTAGCATTAGCATTAGCTGATGAAAGTGGGACAGGACATCGATTTTTCTTTATTGATGAAGGTTTTGGAACTTTAGATGAGGAAAATCTCTATGTAGTTTTAGATACATTGAGAGAATTAGCAGAAGAAGAGAATAGAGTAGTCGGTATTATTTCTCATGTACAGATGATAAAAGAAGAGGTGATGGCTTGCTTGAATGTAGAATTAGACAAAAATAAAGGGACACGAGTTTCGTTAGTAGTGTCATAA
- a CDS encoding family 10 glycosylhydrolase, producing MRILLMALLFIPVFIFSTEPKRELRAAWIATVFNIDWPTTQGSSKETQKMELIKILDTLQELKFNAAILQVKPTSDVFYESKLSPWSRYLTGTQGEHPNYDPLAFFIEEAKKRAIETHVWVNPYRILNGEGFETLCSNHIARKNPAWVIQYNNRYYFDPGNPLVQQYVIKEVMEIVNNYDIDALHMDDYFYPYITYNKGVAVPFNDDISWEKHGKKFKTREDWRRDSVNNFIQKLSIKIKQSKKYVQFGISPFGVWRNKSEDPLGSDTLAGQTNYDHLYADVIKWIDNGWIDYVMPQIYWHFDSKPAPYGVLVKWWNDIVKDKVNLYIGLGVYKLGEQNWPVTYIKEQVDFARKFDYVDGVSYYSAKWIVQDTKNIKYYLNNSINNNFALVPKNRNMINIKPFQVENFILLTKNNEYTLTWNNSDKELIRYFVIYRFNKGQKPDQENSQNIIAIVSAKQKLEFKINDYDNAYTYGITGVSRLHQESTLLTLEDTEQQKSLEIIDQLLEEKTIIEK from the coding sequence ATGCGAATTTTATTAATGGCTTTATTATTTATACCTGTATTTATATTTTCTACAGAACCCAAACGAGAATTACGAGCAGCTTGGATAGCCACTGTTTTTAATATTGATTGGCCTACTACACAAGGTTCATCTAAAGAAACGCAAAAAATGGAACTAATAAAAATATTAGATACTCTTCAAGAATTAAAATTTAATGCTGCTATTCTTCAAGTTAAACCTACTTCTGATGTTTTTTATGAATCCAAACTTTCACCTTGGTCTCGCTATCTTACTGGTACTCAAGGAGAACATCCTAATTACGATCCTTTAGCTTTTTTTATTGAAGAAGCTAAAAAACGAGCTATAGAAACACATGTTTGGGTCAATCCTTATCGTATTCTTAATGGAGAAGGTTTTGAAACATTATGCTCAAATCATATTGCTCGTAAAAATCCAGCATGGGTAATACAATATAATAATCGTTATTATTTTGATCCTGGAAATCCTTTAGTTCAACAATATGTCATCAAAGAAGTTATGGAAATTGTAAACAATTATGATATTGATGCCTTACATATGGATGATTATTTTTATCCCTACATCACTTATAATAAAGGGGTGGCAGTTCCTTTTAATGATGATATATCTTGGGAAAAACATGGTAAAAAATTCAAAACAAGAGAAGACTGGCGTAGAGACAGTGTAAATAATTTTATTCAAAAATTAAGTATAAAAATAAAACAAAGTAAAAAATATGTTCAATTTGGAATAAGTCCTTTTGGAGTTTGGCGAAATAAATCCGAAGATCCTCTAGGATCAGATACTTTGGCTGGTCAGACTAACTACGACCATCTGTATGCTGATGTTATCAAATGGATAGATAATGGATGGATTGATTATGTGATGCCACAAATTTATTGGCATTTTGATAGTAAACCTGCACCTTATGGTGTTTTAGTTAAATGGTGGAATGATATAGTCAAAGATAAAGTTAATTTATATATAGGATTAGGGGTTTATAAATTAGGTGAACAAAATTGGCCTGTAACTTATATCAAAGAACAAGTAGATTTTGCAAGAAAATTTGATTATGTTGATGGAGTCTCTTATTATAGTGCAAAATGGATTGTGCAAGATACTAAAAATATTAAATATTATTTAAATAATTCTATAAATAATAACTTTGCATTAGTTCCTAAAAATAGAAACATGATTAATATCAAACCTTTTCAAGTAGAAAATTTTATACTATTAACTAAAAATAATGAATACACTCTTACTTGGAATAATTCAGATAAAGAGCTAATTCGTTATTTTGTTATTTATCGTTTTAACAAAGGTCAAAAACCAGATCAAGAAAATTCACAAAATATTATAGCTATTGTTTCAGCGAAACAAAAACTAGAATTCAAAATTAATGATTATGATAATGCATATACTTATGGAATAACAGGTGTATCTAGACTCCATCAAGAAAGCACTTTACTTACCCTTGAAGATACAGAACAACAAAAAAGCTTGGAAATCATTGATCAATTATTAGAAGAAAAAACCATTATTGAAAAATAA
- a CDS encoding HAD family phosphatase: MKNLKIKLEQDLKDFDAKKIKAIAIDIDGTLINEHTICTERTEKAVKALIQTGREVYIVTGRSTLTAMPFAKQIGIPNYMINYNGASVWNMQTQKRENEHTLASNIIQILIKLLRDRQMMSLAYVNDQFYYEIENAYLEQYFKRITILGFKKPLDELPMDLFHKLFIMGSDEEIIEMHKLLSENYGDQLSIFLTTPGMHNITHPENPARCIELMAKGVNKGEALTALLKQQNITMDEVVAFGDDNNDIEMLESVAWGVAMHNARSTVKKVARLETLSHNDDGVAYFIENYLL; the protein is encoded by the coding sequence ATGAAAAATCTAAAAATAAAATTAGAGCAGGATCTAAAAGATTTTGATGCTAAAAAAATCAAAGCAATTGCTATAGATATTGATGGAACATTGATTAATGAACATACTATTTGTACAGAACGAACAGAAAAAGCAGTCAAAGCATTAATACAAACAGGACGAGAAGTATATATTGTTACAGGAAGATCAACACTAACAGCAATGCCATTTGCAAAACAAATAGGTATCCCAAATTATATGATCAACTACAATGGAGCTTCTGTTTGGAATATGCAAACTCAAAAGCGTGAGAATGAACATACATTGGCTAGTAATATCATACAAATTCTTATCAAGCTTCTTAGAGATCGTCAGATGATGTCTTTAGCCTATGTAAATGATCAATTTTATTATGAAATAGAGAATGCATATTTGGAACAATATTTCAAACGAATTACTATTCTTGGCTTTAAAAAACCATTGGATGAGTTACCTATGGATCTTTTTCACAAATTATTTATTATGGGATCAGATGAAGAAATTATAGAAATGCATAAACTTCTTAGTGAGAATTATGGAGATCAACTATCTATATTTTTAACAACACCGGGTATGCACAATATTACACATCCTGAAAATCCTGCTCGTTGTATAGAATTAATGGCAAAAGGTGTTAACAAAGGTGAAGCATTAACTGCGTTATTAAAACAACAAAATATCACGATGGATGAAGTTGTTGCCTTTGGTGATGATAATAACGATATAGAAATGTTAGAATCTGTAGCTTGGGGGGTTGCTATGCATAATGCTAGATCTACAGTTAAAAAAGTAGCACGATTAGAAACCTTATCTCATAATGATGATGGGGTAGCCTATTTCATTGAAAACTATCTTCTATAA
- a CDS encoding motility associated factor glycosyltransferase family protein, translating to MLRIQENITNIDNTFNLIIAQNQRVIRLHSSRPKAEANKIFTQLSPNHPTYFIGGLGFGYLLEKILEETNSICIVFEPVSIIFDTVLQIKPELQVLLDNPRVIFIQELTNISQIIQDKKLNNISFTIHRPYSELFPDQFITIKDYIAAGIRKYEVGNATLLRFGKIWTKNIFRNMHRYFISQKLIPYLDWASQKPAIVIGAGPSLEASLPFLQKQQSHAILIACDTALSILQQVHINPDFVITVDPQEKNSLYLRYSLNKNHILVADPAIHDSSFEGYKDQNIILMDSVFPLYTPFQEFWGSCGLLASGGSVSTSAFDFARKIDANPIIMIGQDLSFTKQKTHSSGNILSEFSRTSHHRLNSYHTLQAKTTHTSHSQQIKGRLPNTTVYADARFILFRDWFSQEIPKSKAQIIIAGMDGAYLDGAEHTTIEQAFSLLTKKIDKKILTIQHSIQKEQYIKFLDNIVINTKKLIPTCSQILISISKAYKNKNLDMALKESTRLQHLLSSPENHKISLFISIAIQESIQKAQTLNDTISQEEHLFILHSICKDTLDGLKSLHNQIKKSQKFISK from the coding sequence ATGCTTCGAATTCAAGAAAATATTACTAATATAGATAATACATTCAACTTAATTATTGCTCAAAACCAACGCGTAATCCGCTTACATTCCTCACGCCCTAAAGCTGAAGCTAATAAAATTTTTACTCAACTATCTCCAAATCATCCCACTTATTTTATCGGTGGTCTTGGTTTTGGATATCTATTGGAAAAAATACTTGAAGAAACAAATAGTATTTGTATTGTTTTTGAACCCGTTTCTATCATTTTTGATACGGTACTACAAATAAAACCTGAATTACAAGTACTTTTAGACAATCCTAGAGTAATATTTATTCAAGAATTAACAAATATCAGTCAAATTATCCAAGATAAAAAATTAAATAATATATCATTTACTATTCATAGACCTTATAGTGAATTATTCCCCGATCAATTTATAACTATAAAAGACTATATCGCGGCTGGTATTCGAAAATATGAAGTTGGTAATGCAACTCTTCTTCGTTTTGGTAAAATATGGACTAAAAATATTTTTCGCAATATGCATCGCTATTTTATAAGTCAAAAACTTATTCCTTATCTTGATTGGGCATCTCAAAAACCAGCTATTGTTATAGGAGCAGGCCCCTCTCTTGAAGCAAGCCTACCTTTCTTACAAAAACAACAAAGTCATGCTATATTGATTGCTTGTGATACGGCTTTATCTATCCTTCAGCAAGTACATATCAATCCTGATTTTGTTATCACTGTAGATCCTCAAGAAAAAAATTCTCTCTACCTACGCTACAGTTTAAATAAAAATCATATTCTTGTAGCAGATCCAGCTATTCATGATAGTTCCTTTGAAGGATATAAAGATCAAAATATTATTCTTATGGATTCTGTTTTTCCTCTGTATACACCATTTCAAGAATTTTGGGGATCTTGTGGTCTTTTGGCATCCGGAGGCTCAGTATCTACTTCAGCTTTTGATTTTGCACGTAAAATAGACGCAAATCCTATAATTATGATTGGACAAGATTTATCTTTTACCAAACAAAAAACACACAGTTCTGGAAATATATTGTCAGAATTTTCACGCACATCACATCATCGTTTGAATTCTTACCACACATTACAAGCCAAGACAACTCATACCTCACATTCTCAGCAAATAAAAGGTCGTCTTCCTAACACCACTGTGTATGCAGATGCTCGTTTTATACTTTTTCGAGATTGGTTTTCTCAAGAAATACCAAAGAGCAAAGCACAAATAATCATTGCAGGAATGGATGGTGCTTATTTAGATGGAGCTGAACACACCACTATAGAACAAGCTTTTTCTTTATTAACTAAAAAAATAGACAAAAAAATATTAACTATTCAACATTCTATACAAAAAGAACAATATATTAAATTTTTGGACAATATTGTTATAAATACAAAAAAGCTCATCCCTACTTGTTCTCAAATCTTAATATCAATAAGTAAAGCTTACAAAAATAAAAACTTAGATATGGCTCTTAAAGAATCAACACGCTTGCAACATCTATTATCATCTCCCGAAAATCACAAAATTTCTTTATTTATTTCTATTGCTATTCAAGAATCTATTCAAAAAGCACAGACTCTTAATGACACAATATCTCAAGAAGAACATCTGTTCATACTTCATAGTATTTGTAAAGACACCTTAGATGGATTAAAAAGTCTTCACAATCAAATTAAAAAGTCTCAAAAATTTATTTCCAAATAA
- a CDS encoding DUF502 domain-containing protein has translation MKKRISITHAFKDGILLILPFGVTLGLVYWGWSLLRSFIPDLSSIIPIFITEQVYINSIVDLLYLLCIILIIFIFGMLASTFLGKFFSFLIDQILMKPTFIRPIYTTFKKITESVFQQDNSNNLTTGISESVMIPYPNEYSQSIAFVTSTHARHLLGEKEGDNWITVYVPSAPVVSAGFFLLCKKDKITPCKLNSGQAMTTVISVGSLQENSANSPLPKIIDIPQRSNILRIWFLNGILLLTPISATIAILGWVFNHLYQFTTNISKLLPQILPASIPDQYYEFIINIIITAILTIIIIIIGFLGESAFGLWVKSLSHKLFNNIPMFNKVYGIVEQITKVFSPDPSKNSTFDKAVLVPFPTQSTYAIGFITGKDSSYITDCTNKNISTVFIPTTPIPTTGWFILVNTDKLIPLDMSTDKAFGIVISGGILTDDEK, from the coding sequence ATGAAAAAAAGAATTTCTATTACACATGCATTTAAAGACGGAATACTACTAATTCTACCTTTCGGAGTGACATTAGGGCTTGTCTATTGGGGTTGGTCTTTATTAAGAAGTTTCATCCCTGATTTATCTAGTATAATACCCATATTTATTACAGAACAGGTTTATATCAACAGTATTGTAGATCTCTTATATTTATTATGTATTATTTTGATCATTTTCATTTTTGGAATGTTAGCATCTACATTTTTAGGTAAATTTTTTTCTTTTTTAATAGATCAAATACTTATGAAACCTACTTTTATAAGACCTATTTATACTACCTTTAAAAAAATTACAGAAAGTGTTTTCCAACAAGATAACTCAAATAATTTAACTACAGGTATTTCAGAAAGTGTGATGATTCCTTACCCTAATGAATATTCACAAAGTATTGCTTTTGTTACCTCTACCCACGCAAGACATCTTTTGGGTGAAAAAGAGGGAGATAATTGGATAACAGTTTATGTTCCTTCTGCTCCTGTAGTATCTGCTGGATTTTTTCTTCTTTGTAAAAAAGATAAAATAACGCCTTGCAAACTAAATAGCGGGCAAGCAATGACTACTGTTATCTCTGTTGGATCTTTACAAGAAAATAGTGCCAATAGTCCATTACCAAAAATTATTGATATTCCTCAACGATCTAATATTTTGCGAATTTGGTTTCTAAATGGGATTCTCTTACTAACTCCTATATCAGCAACTATAGCTATATTAGGATGGGTTTTTAATCATTTGTATCAATTTACTACTAATATCTCAAAACTACTTCCTCAAATACTTCCAGCAAGTATCCCTGATCAATACTATGAATTCATTATTAATATTATTATTACTGCTATTCTTACTATTATCATTATTATTATTGGATTTTTAGGAGAAAGTGCTTTTGGTTTATGGGTAAAATCTCTTTCTCATAAATTATTCAATAATATCCCTATGTTTAACAAAGTTTATGGTATTGTAGAACAAATTACTAAAGTGTTTTCACCCGATCCTTCCAAAAATAGTACTTTTGACAAAGCAGTGCTAGTTCCTTTTCCAACTCAATCTACTTATGCCATAGGATTTATTACAGGAAAAGATAGTTCTTACATTACCGATTGTACTAATAAAAATATTTCAACTGTTTTTATACCAACAACACCTATTCCTACTACAGGTTGGTTTATATTAGTGAACACTGATAAGTTAATTCCCTTAGATATGTCTACAGACAAAGCTTTCGGAATAGTGATATCTGGTGGTATTTTAACAGATGATGAAAAATAA